The following is a genomic window from Manihot esculenta cultivar AM560-2 chromosome 9, M.esculenta_v8, whole genome shotgun sequence.
TcttgcattttctttttctttatctctATCTTTGATTTCTAAGTAAAATCATACTTGTTTTTCTAGTTAACAATATCATTCAATTTTTCATTGATTTCTTGTATCTTGCAAGCAATATCATGACATAAACCAACTTTACGCTAAGAAAAAGTAAAAGCAAGAAGCACAGAATAAAGAACAAATCCTGCGATTAACCATGACAGTAGCAATATCTTTCCTCatttagaaagaaaaagaagaggaaaaaaaaggagaagaagaaagaagagttTCTTTGATTTGCGGAGTGTGTCAAAGACCTGACAATAAATATACGTACAGTGCATTGATTCTTCTCCGACCTGTCTTCGGCTTCTTATCCCTGCACCATGTGAAGAAAAGATtacttttttcttcttcattctcCTAAGCACCCATGGAAATTCTATAAAGTACCAGAATTTTATATACTTACAATGCATTGATTCTTCCCCAACCTGTCTTCAGCTTCTTATCCTTGCACCCTGTGAAGAAAAGGTgacttttttcttcttcattctcCTAAGCACCCATGGAAATTCTACAAAGCACCAGAATTTTCAAGTGGAATCTGAATCTTTAAAGGGCAAATATAAATGagattattttagttttttttacttGAATTAACGGAAAAAATGGATTTAATTTGATGGGAGTCTTTTTTGGAtgatagaattaaaatataaggatattttaatataattttaaaatgatatgGATATTTTAATTAGTAGATCATAATATAAAGACACGAAAAtaattatctaaaaaaatagATTGTATAAAGAATGTCCACATTACTTTTGAGTTTAGGGATTTTCAATATATTAGATATTAGGGATTTTAATTATCTAATTTACTGATCTGATTTGAATAATAATCATAATTACCTTCTTTTGTCAAATTTTAATCGTAAAACCGTAATTAGTTTAGGTGAACAGAATTAACTTAAATATCATTTGaaccattttaaaaaataataataataaaagtcaTGTATGCATGCTGCTACTTACGACAGTGGGTATGATTCACACTCTAGACCATGACAGTGGATATGATTCACACTCTAAACCATGACATATTTCCATTAAGAGGGTATCCACCGGACGTGTCaatcttaattaataaaattcttaagtCATTATTGTGACCAAATGTTAAATTCGTTTTattacatttaatttatttcataactATAAGGCAATTGTTATTTATGGACATGAGCAAATAAAACGATGCGAGTATCCAAAAAAGTCTATGAACTGTTACCATAAAATAGAGTCACGTGATAAGAAGCTAATAAATCAATACACAGTCTTACCCATGAAAAGAAAAACCCAAACGTCGTGGCACCCAATTCTCTATCAAGACTCATCCATTCTAGAGTAGGTCAAATCTTcacattaaattatcattaatctAACAAATTTCTATTATATCTGTAATATCAGAATTAGGCCAAATCTTCACAGTAAATTATCATTAATCTATAGCAAATTTCTATTATATATGTAATAGCAGAATCCGATCGATTAGCTAACGACACCCATCAATTAGCCAGTTATATTAttactgaatttttaaaaaatactataattctataaattatatttttacgatagaaaaattaacaattataaaaataaaagattaattgcACAACTTTATTTTCCGGCCGGATCAATTATAAACtattaacaaataaaatctTGTCTAGCACCGGTAGATTCTTAGATGTgtaaaaatattctaaaaagGTATAGTGATTTTTAAAGAGTTAAATTTATAATGATTAGACATCTATATTTTCACACTTAGATAAGTGGCACTTTTCAGTTCGTACTAATTATAAACATTTTGATGATGtaatagtaaataaataattttaatatccttaattattaaaatatgtcttatttaaaaaaaatatatatttatatatataataagagGAGAAAAATGTGAACTAGGCTAGCTGACCTATTTGCTCTTTCATTTATTCTTCAGTTGGTAACACTGGTGCACTTTCCAATCCTCTAAATAACAAATTCACAGCCATCAACAAGATAAGTTTAAAAGCAATAATGATGGATCAATAGAAAAACGAGAGGAGAGAGAGTTTAACTGAGAACCAGACCCTAAGACTTGCTAAGCGTAGTAACTTTGAGAGTGACCTGAATTAGAAACATCAACATTAATGACCTTGTTTAAAATTGTAATCCCACAGAAGGAATCAACTTCATCCTTCACCAGAATCAGAGATTGGATTCCATAAGGTTCATCATCCCAAATTGGAAGTTCGACTTGCAGAATCTACCCTCTATAATCGTTGAAGCTTATTAGTTGACAAATGGAATCAAATAGAAGCTAAAAGTTTCCTCAGGCCACCAAttaatttctcaaaaatagGATCATGCATTCACACCCAGATACGCAGCACTAGCAAAATAATGATAGGGAGAAACAATACAGGCACCAATCACAGAGTTGTAACAAAATTAGTTTCCATTGACATGCATGCTTGCGAATGTAGTCCATGCCTTTAAGAACCACAGCATGCAGATTTTTGATCGGTTTGGCTGGCACCTCCTGCCTGATCCGGTTGGTTAATTTTGATCGTCTGTGGCTGCAGAATCCAACAACAGATATCAGAAAACGCGCAAGGGCAAGAAACTCAAGCCTAGGTTTGGGATAATTTTAACAGCATCAAATATTGATACATTTTCAGTATATGAGCAAGTTTTCTATTTGACTATGAGTGACAAGGAAAACAGGAATTAGATAAAAACAAATCAATCAAAAATATTATCATGTCTACTTTTTTCTCCCCTTTTCTTTTATACTCAAGTTTTAATTCCAAAGATCTGCTTACTGCCCATGATTAGCATATTCTAAGAAATCAATTGAATGATTACCAACTAGATTTTGAGACATTAACGAAGCTTAAATTTACCATAAATACCAACCACTACATTGAAGTTGCAGTTTTACACATCATGAAAAATGCAGCACTACGGCAAAAGTTCTAATAAATCATACCTCAGCCTTTGAGTCGGTATCTGCAAGCCTTTGCTTGATATCCCTAGCTATTGAAAAGAAAACCTCCTCCACATTTAAATTTGTCTTTGCACTCTGCAGGACAGTTTCTTTGTCATATATTGACATTCAACAAGATCTAAAACCAGTACCAAAGTAAACAATGAAATCCACGTACGGTCTCAAAAAACTTGATGCCATATTCATCTGCAAGAGCCTGGCCCTTTGAGGTAGGAACAGCCTAAAAATGGAATTCCTCATCAATTTTTCTTGAAGATACATGAAAACATAAACCACAGAAATGCAGCGACAAAAAAGAGAGCTAGAGACCAGACCCTTTTGCTTTCATCCATGTCTGCCTTGTTACCCACCAGTACTTTGTTCACATTGTCAGAAGCATGTTGTTCAATATTACGGATCCAATTCCTAATATCTAGACATAAAAGAAATAAGCATAATTGCAGAGAATATTAAGGATAGAAAAGATAATAAATAACAAAGAAAAGATCCTTATTCCATATGTAATAATGGCAGCTTCACCAATGATAAGGTCCACAATTACATAGTTTGatagaaaatcatacaaacGTAATACAGCAATCCAATCAATAAGAATGATAGGCAAAAGCATGGAAATCTGAACTTCAGAAGGTAGGGGTAAAAGaagtttttactattaaaagatGATTCATCAGTGACATCGTATACAAGCAAAATACCCATAGCTCCACGGTAGTAAGCTGCAAAAGAGAACTGCACCTTCAGCAAACTTCAGAACCAGATAAAAAAACAAGGAGAGATTCTAGAGaaacaaataaagaaaaaagaaacaaacaaaAACAACAAACAGGCCAAAAACAAACAATCTAGAAGGTAGATTCCCAGCATCCAATCCAAATTCACCACATGAGCAGGTATGGAATCCAAGCACTTCATGCATGCACTGGAAAATTCATTAGGGTAGAACAGGCAAATATTTCTGTAGGCACAAATTTAGAAGATGGTATTTCTGTGCCCATATGTGACTCATGGCTCAAGAAAGTCAACAATAAAAGGCATGCGAAAGCCAACATCATACTGCCTCAAGAAGAAATACAGTACAATTCAATCATCATTAAAGCTGGAAGAAAAAGTCCCATCCAGCTCATCGAGTCAGGtattttcagcatgttcatttAACTCGAGCAAACAAAGTTGATTAGTGCAGCAACAAAAAGATAAGAAAAAGTTTTTTGGAAATCGGTACCAAGTACCAACTATCCAGAGCAGCTCCCTTAAGAGTTCAACAATTTCTTTTTACACTCGACTGTGTTTCCAACTTAAAACAAAGAGACCAATCCTGGGGGTATAGTGTATGCCTTAATATGCTTCACAGTTGATCCCAACCAGAGTCAATCTTAAGGCAGCAACAAAAAGATAAGAAAAGAATTTTTGGAAATCTGTACCAAGTACCAACCATCCAAAGCAGCTCCATTAAGAGTTCAGCAATTTCTTTTTACACTGACTGTATTTCCAACTTAAAACAGAATAACAGACCAATCCTGGGGGTAAAGTGTATGGTTAATATGCTTCACAGTTGATTCCAACCAGAGTCAATCTTAAGGCTAGGCGAGGAAGCATTGACATGTGAAAATTTGCAAGTGCCCTTTCATCAAAACTATATTGCATTTCAGAATGCACTCAATAAAGCTGAAGAATATCAAGGGTATAAGATGCATGTATATCAAAGGGTAAATAGACTGTAGTCttgatatttaaaataacaGGGATATGGTTGGACAATTTGCCACCGCCCTCATGTTCTTCGAGGTCAAAGCCTCCTTTACTGGAAAATTCTAGGTTCTTCCGTTGGTGCAAATCAGGAACTAAAAGATCCACTTGTCAACTCAGGAGGGTTGAAAAGAGCTGAGCTGATTATCACAATGTATCACAAGCCTAACGAGTTAAAATCAAGCCATAATCATTCTGAACCAACATTAGGTTGTAATACAACCATTCAACAAATATTCAAAACATAGCACGCTTGATCAATTTTCACTCTTGTAATATTAGCATGGGCTAACTTTCACCTGTAGTCTCTCAACTTTGAGTATATTTTCAATTTGGTTACTCaatttcaactttttttttcttaaaactcCTTCAATTTAGGTATTATTAAAGTCCTTGTTAACTGTTATGGCAGGTTTATAGGTTACCACAAAATTATTTGTTTCTTCTCTCATTTCTCACCTAACTTTATtatcttttctttctatttAATACAGATATATAGTTTTAAACAAATAAACAAGAAAAGAggaacattttaaaattatccaaattcATTTCACtggtttattatatattatttcattttgaaaatcaatattaataatatttaattggataaaagttttaaattatttttcattataatgGCTTAAAATAATGTcataatatttgatatttattttatttattgttaatatttaattcataaaaagGAGATTTATACCAAAACTTaaagattaataaattaattactaaagATCTCAATACTActtaaagaattaaaaatatttattcattaaataaaatataaataatgaaaaaggaaatttGTCGAGAAGAAACggaggagaaaaaaaatatttatatttatcagGAAACCTACAATAGTGGGTGACAATGATTTTGATGATATGCAAATTTGAAGCTAAAGGAGTTTGAAGAAAGAAACTGAAGTTGAATGACCATATTGaaaataggaaaaattactACCTATGGTATGAGGAAACTCACTGGTTGGTCCTACTAGTTAATCCTTTCATTAACTTTAGTCATTAAGTactttactatttagtctctatggttttaaaaaatttattagttgattttttaaatttttaaaaaatctactaattagtctctctgtattaaagatattttagcCTTTTTTTCAATACTTaacaactaaaattaacggagagactaactagtagactttttaaaacgttaataatattttaacacATTTTTCAATTGAGAGACCAACCAGTGAGTTTCTCCATActatagagactaaatagtaattttcacTTGAAAATATACCCAACATTGGGGGACTACGGTGAAAATTAGCTTCTTGGTgtatataacaaaaaaaatgCAACTTTCAGAAACTGCTTTTatagtatataaattaataacagtcaatttttttttacatataaagATACCATGAAAATGATGATCAAAATAGAATAACTGACAATGACGTTATTTATAACTATATATGACGTGAATCATGAGCCAGTTCTAACGAGCTGAGATTCACTAAACTTAATTTTGGTTCATTTATTAAAAGAGTTCCAAAAGTGCACTTGACTTCATTTCACTAACCTTAAAGAATGAACTCAAAGAAGCTCTTACTGAGTCAAGCTCAGAGTAGCTCACAATTTGCTTGGCTCATTTGTTGCTTTAAGAAGGTGTACGGTATATGGTTTAGTGGTTTTTGCCTCATTTTACCCGACAACAAACGATACTCTGATCTCATCAATTCACTACTCAAATACCTTACTTTTTTTTCCCAGTACAATTGTACATCTTCAAACCTCATAAATGCGAAAAAAAATAAGCAAAAAAAAGGAGAGACCTAAACAGATGCATCAATTTTACTTAATGACAAGTGGAAACATACAACACAATAACAGAGAGCTATCTAGCTAAGGAGAGAGACAGATGAAGAAAAAAGGAGGATACAGATATAGAGACTGACTGGCATGATCTTATGACCTTTTTTttcactttcatttattttatgtaaacatatttatcaaacaaataaaattcTATAAGACATGTACCAGAATGTACAAGGTAGGTAGTAAAACTTCAGATTGCCTGTCAATTCAACAGCAATCgacaataaaattatttcctGGATTTTTTCTTTCTAATGAAGTATGGGCTTGCTTTAAGATTGTCTAAAATAAATAGGTTCTATCAACTGTATatctttcctttttttccttattcaaaagaaattaattagttttacATAAATATTTTGATGGTTGAAATTTATGCATTTGGCGAAAGATAgaaaaaaacatatttaaatttgtatttaaaaatatcaattaaataattagcaTAACTCGCCATAAGATATCCTCAACTTTTCAAAAATAAGTAACACATCTGTCTATATGTATACATGGCTGGCAGTATAGTTTGGGCTAGAACAGCCAATTCTTGTACAAGGGTTAGATTTAGCGAGGACCAGACCAAAGGTCCATATGTATACATGGCTGGCAGTATAGTTTGGGCTACAACAGCCAATTCTTGTACAAGGGTTAGATTTAACCAGGACCAGACAAAAGGTCCACCCCAATCCCAGTACCAGTCCAGTCGTTTGATCAAATCTAgtggttgaattttttttcttttttaaaatgaaaaaaccaAATTTTGACAGAAACCAGACTGGTCCAGTGCAGTTTAAGGTCATTTTGGTCAATCTGGATTGGACAAGTTTTGGTTCTGGCTTGGACCAGACTAGTTCTGAAATGGAATGTCCCATAATTATCAATACCTTCTCATTCTTGTATCCTATATTTATGTCCATACTTGCTAAGAAGTCGGCCTTAATTTTCCAAAGCccaaacaaaaataaagaattcaAGGAAAAATGAAAGGTGACATAGGAACCATTTAAGGAAAGAGTTCCATTAGCTTAGACATgctaaaaagaagaagaagaagaagaagatgaagaagaaaaagaaaagcctCGAGACAAACCAGTTGTAATTGTTCGAAAACGCTCTTGACCAGCAGTATCCCAAATTTGCAATTTGATCCGTTTTCCATCAAGCTCAATTGTTCTTATCTTAAAATCAATACTGTAAAAGGAAATTTGACCATTAAAGCTCAGAAGCATTTTCAAATAAACAAGAAAATATAAAGAAGCACTTACCCAATGGTTGTAATGAAACTAGTTGTAAAGGAACCATCTGAGAAACGCAAAAGAAGGCAACTCTTACCCACACCTGCCAAGATACATATCAAGAGACAAGAATGAAATGTTTAGGGTCCTAAATCATAAAACTTAAACAAACATGTAGTCAAGGCAAACAGAGatgtttaaaagtaaataaaacaaaagaaagggTACTTGCTAAGTCATCTAAAATATATAACTCGAACAACAGGGCAAGCTCATGCAGTGCCATATGCATCAAGTTGGCATTGGAGAATCTGTCATGGTCATTGCCATTCCAGCTGCCACTTCATTCAATTTGTTGTAATTTGGTAAATTAATCATCAATGAAGGCCGACTACAAAAATTATTATCCTGAAAGCAATATGTACCAGCTTATACTATGGATCCTACCCAATTTATGTAACTTTCAAAGATAAGAGCAAATATATATAGTTCTATACTTGAACTCCACAATAGCACAGTTGCAGCAATTACATTTAGCATTCTAATATTAGGTCACGTGCTTGcataataattagaaaaaagtCGTGCTTGcataataattagaaaaaagtaactcaaaagaaaaggaaaagaagtgAAGGAATGCAGCATTTAAATACATAAGAATATAAAGAACGAATCAATGCTGGCAGTAAATTAGACATTGGATAACGATTCAGAAGTAATCAGTGAAAAACATCTAATCAATTTGATAATGAATACTCCGCTTCAGAAAACAATACATCTGATAAACTAATAATCCTTTTAGATATCATTACAATTAGCAATTTCAATCAGAACTTCATGCTTCCAGCCTTCCCTGCATCTTCCAAACTCCAGTTTTGAAGAGGTGGCGTCTTAATCACTTCCCAAACAACCcatcaaatattgaataacgGGATAAACTTTAGGTTCAATATTGACCTAAAAAGTTGAGTCAAAGTAAGGCTCAAAACAAGCATTGTACAATCAATCGTTGGAAATGCAAATCACTTTCTCGCCTCATAAGAAGGATCCAGAGCCTATACTTGTAACCATATTTTCATCGACAAGAGATAATCGCTCATACCTcaaattgaagagaaaaaacGAGAAGATAAACATTTCAATTCAAATAGATTCAAACAAGACCAGTCCCAGAGGTTAGAAAGGTAAATTTATACCGCTATCGCCGATCAAGAGAAGCTTTATAAGGTAATCGTAATCGGCACGAGCTCTTGCAGGTGGAGCAGCCATTGATGAATTACTATCACAAAGCCCAATCAGAAAAGAACAAAAATTAAACCCTAAAGAGAAAATGCATCTCTATGAATTAGCGTAAACGATGAAAATTGAGaaaacaaattattaaaaatgaaaatcaatTGAAGAACAAGTACCAGATCGAGAAGGAGAGAGTGAGATCTAATAAGAGGAGATTGATACTGAAGAGGGAAAGTGTCTTCTAGTTGTAGCACGTCAGCACCGGTTGGccgttgaaaatattttagagagAGAATTTTTGTGAGAGAAACTTGGATGGAACTTTTTAAACTATAGCATTCGCCTTGTGGCCGTTGGATTATGGATTATTTGGGATACGTGTGATATCCAACGCCTGATTTTTGAAGTCCATGATAATGCCGGATATACAAAGGAATATTTctacttataaaataaaaataaaaataaaaaaaaggaaagaaaagaaaattccgATTCGtcgtaagaaaaaaatttaaatagagaCGAATTTTCGGGTTTGATttggttttttaattttaattttgaatattctGATTTTGTTTAGttcatttttttcaaattaggtgaggcttttaaaattttaaatttaaattattatccgaataataAAGTTAGTTATTGTTTTAACAAtatcagaattttttttatatttttattgtataatatataaatataaaaattgcttAAATTAGTATAAATTATGATTTCAAAAAATAGtatacaatatattaaaattatttctaatttaaattatatgttcatatttttttaattgtccatttttctttttttagatatatttaatatataaatttattgctataatcttattttattttaaaaataatttattattaattattaaaatagcttttaatatttaataaaatttaatatttttaacaaagaaatcattaaaaaattaataaaaaaaatattttttaatattataaaaaaaataaaatagataaaaattataaaataaatagaatatcaatttaaagtaaaagaaaatttttctaCAACTACATAATAAATCTAAAAcaatttattcaaattattgTTAGATCTACTTAAATTGTTAcagtaaattaataataacaatttgtTATTGTTATATCTACTTCTACCatcatattataaaataatcttattaaatataaataagttatttttaaatatattattatataataaaaatatttttttcaataattttatattattataaaattattttcttaataataatattacaataatgtcataaaatattattgtttttaAACCGCAAAATACAGTGATGTATTTATAATGCAAACTAAAAtcgtaataattatatttaaatgttaatatttatttttagacaattttatttatatttataataaatagtaaatatacTAATATTAATGTAccaatttaaattaatacataaataaaaaaatggaattgtttataatttattcctattatatttttttttcttttctaattaaattcaatttaattttcaaatttgagTCGTGATAAAAAATACAAGCACAACCCTAAGCTTTAGGTTCCTTTGTCCTAGTGTCTCTAGAGGAAGAATTATATCCTTTCCTTAAGACAGTTTATGATGCTTTTTTTCAGATGGAAAacaattatatgaaaattttgaagCAGTATAAATAGTAAGATACTACTTAAAAATtttggaaaaattatttttatgtatgtcaaaataaaaattttatttttaaaatttaataatttaattcatttagtttaataaaattaaaatataaaaattaaattatttatttttaaaaaatctagaaacatacatacatatgatataacaattaaatattgaCTATTAATCATGATGAGTTTTATATTTCTTTAATCATTTTAATagtacaataataaaatatggaatttattgttttaaatcTTACAGTAATAACTTAATTGCACCGGTACTATTCTTCAACTCATAGTTATAATCTCTAAGGTCTCTATATTCAAAAATGACTATAAGTAAGCAAACTAGTGATCTCTAAGGTCTCCATATTCAAAAATGATTATAAGTGAGCAAATTAGTTTTGTCTAAGACTATTAGTAACAACACATTGACGGTTGCACTAAACAAATCTTGGCATATTCAAAGAGGTTTCTAGATCTCGATAAAGAAACTCAATACCTATATTTTCTCCTTTGAGTGTGAAGTTAATTTAGAATTAATGTCGAAATATTAATCTTGATTGGTATATAATTAGCATTTTCACTTTTACAAATTGGCATTGATTTGACCTTCAAAAATAtagctttaaaaaaattaataaaaaatttgactCATCAAGCTAATCAATATGCTAAATGTATTTTCTTTATGCCTTAACATTTATTTATATGTCTGCTAAATGTTAATTGCAGATTAACTGTGTTCTTTACTCCC
Proteins encoded in this region:
- the LOC110622574 gene encoding ras-related protein RABE1c, translating into MAAPPARARADYDYLIKLLLIGDSGVGKSCLLLRFSDGSFTTSFITTIGIDFKIRTIELDGKRIKLQIWDTAGQERFRTITTAYYRGAMGILLVYDVTDESSFNNIRNWIRNIEQHASDNVNKVLVGNKADMDESKRAVPTSKGQALADEYGIKFFETSAKTNLNVEEVFFSIARDIKQRLADTDSKAEPQTIKINQPDQAGGASQTDQKSACCGS